In Gemmatimonadales bacterium, one DNA window encodes the following:
- a CDS encoding peptidylprolyl isomerase: protein MSPTRVHPPLAVCAALILASQPGAAQAPAKIDTLALQRLLVAEDARGTGRDGLEPLLGALASDDTLLRRLAVRGLGRLQRPELGRALLPFLADSLPAVRREAANAIAQSMRRVGRGTASSDSTQLTIRDAAAAFTRALLSETEPRVTEALAQSLGRLPLSDSAAARAAEVTIRARLGDQPIAGVVHGLYTLARARRATGNLTSATVALLRGTALAAADTTVRRLALLTLAAAGGLDSTTAAHTAGDRDDETRRMALRGAGALPAAFRQALIRRALADPSTIVRVEAVAAARLGDGPPDCRPILAATRDREPYVALTAIDSLGSGCADPGAAAATLRRLSLDRTKGGPSDHRWQVGAHALLALARLDTAAAAAMLPRAVHSERGEVRQYAARAAAIVGARAVLLRLAADRDRNVQEAAIAGLAATAAHETDSVYLRALGSSGHQVALAAAQALKDSRHPAVVATLLDAFDGLSSRRTENARDPRMAMLERIGELGSPAAASRLRPYLADYDTTVAATVATLLTRWSGAPVEPRPVPLPIRPEPLADIFFRRTIRLRVTMAPSSGGGSFTLRLFPDEAPATVARVLRLVSEGFYHGKVFQRVEPNFVIQGGGPDANEYVGAAAFMRDELSLRTHARGTVGISARGRDTGDGQWFINLVDNPLLDHEYTVFGRIDGGQAVAERILEGDRLARVEVIENR, encoded by the coding sequence GTGAGCCCGACGCGCGTGCACCCACCGCTCGCGGTCTGCGCGGCTCTGATCCTGGCGTCCCAGCCCGGCGCCGCGCAGGCACCAGCCAAAATCGACACCCTCGCGCTCCAGCGCCTGCTCGTGGCCGAGGACGCGCGGGGGACGGGTCGCGACGGTCTGGAACCGCTGCTGGGCGCGCTCGCGAGCGACGACACCCTGCTCCGCCGGCTCGCCGTTCGCGGACTGGGCCGGCTCCAGCGGCCCGAGCTCGGACGAGCCCTGCTGCCATTCCTGGCCGACAGCCTGCCCGCGGTGCGCAGAGAGGCGGCGAACGCCATCGCCCAGTCGATGCGCCGGGTCGGCCGAGGCACGGCGTCATCCGACAGCACTCAACTCACGATTCGCGATGCCGCGGCCGCGTTCACCCGAGCGCTCTTGTCGGAGACCGAGCCGCGAGTCACGGAGGCCCTGGCGCAGTCACTGGGCCGGCTGCCGCTGAGTGACAGCGCCGCTGCACGCGCTGCGGAGGTGACGATCCGCGCGCGGCTCGGAGACCAGCCCATCGCCGGGGTTGTACACGGGCTCTACACCCTGGCGCGCGCGCGACGGGCGACGGGCAATCTCACCTCGGCCACCGTAGCGCTGCTCCGGGGCACGGCCCTCGCCGCCGCGGACACGACGGTGCGCCGCCTCGCCCTGCTGACCTTGGCCGCGGCCGGCGGACTGGACAGCACCACGGCCGCGCACACGGCCGGCGACCGCGACGACGAAACCCGCCGGATGGCCCTCCGGGGCGCCGGCGCCCTCCCGGCCGCCTTCCGGCAGGCGCTGATTCGCCGGGCGCTGGCCGACCCGAGCACCATCGTTCGTGTCGAAGCCGTGGCGGCCGCGCGGCTGGGCGACGGCCCACCCGACTGCCGGCCGATACTGGCCGCCACCCGCGACAGAGAGCCCTACGTCGCGCTCACCGCCATCGACTCGCTCGGCAGCGGGTGCGCGGACCCAGGCGCGGCGGCGGCCACGCTGCGGCGGCTCTCGTTGGACAGGACCAAGGGTGGGCCCTCCGACCATCGCTGGCAGGTGGGAGCGCACGCCCTGCTGGCGCTGGCGCGGCTCGATACCGCCGCCGCCGCCGCGATGCTGCCGCGCGCGGTCCACTCGGAGCGAGGGGAGGTGCGCCAGTACGCCGCGCGTGCCGCTGCAATCGTCGGGGCCCGTGCCGTGCTTCTCCGCCTCGCGGCCGACCGCGACCGCAACGTGCAGGAGGCCGCGATCGCCGGACTCGCGGCCACGGCGGCGCACGAGACGGACAGCGTCTACCTCCGCGCACTCGGCTCGAGCGGTCATCAGGTGGCGCTCGCGGCGGCCCAGGCCCTCAAGGACTCCCGGCATCCCGCGGTTGTGGCTACCCTGCTCGACGCCTTCGATGGCCTGAGCTCCCGCCGGACCGAGAACGCCCGGGATCCGCGCATGGCGATGCTCGAGCGCATCGGCGAGCTCGGCTCGCCGGCCGCCGCGTCCCGGCTCCGGCCCTATCTGGCCGACTACGACACGACGGTGGCCGCGACCGTCGCGACGCTGCTGACCCGCTGGTCAGGCGCGCCGGTCGAGCCCCGGCCGGTTCCGTTGCCGATCCGCCCCGAGCCGCTGGCGGACATCTTCTTCCGCCGCACCATCCGGCTCCGGGTGACGATGGCGCCTTCGAGCGGAGGCGGCAGCTTTACGCTGCGACTCTTCCCCGACGAGGCGCCGGCGACGGTGGCGCGCGTGCTGCGGTTGGTGAGCGAAGGATTCTACCACGGGAAGGTCTTTCAGCGGGTCGAGCCCAACTTCGTGATCCAGGGAGGCGGGCCCGATGCCAACGAGTACGTCGGCGCCGCGGCATTCATGCGGGACGAGCTCAGCCTCCGGACCCACGCCCGAGGGACCGTCGGGATCTCCGCACGTGGCCGCGATACCGGCGACGGCCAGTGGTTCATCAACCTGGTGGACAACCCGCTACTCGACCACGAGTACACCGTCTTCGGCCGGATCGACGGCGGTCAGGCGGTGGCTGAACGGATCCTCGAGGGCGACCGCCTAGCGCGGGTAGAGGTGATCGAAAACCGCTGA
- a CDS encoding PadR family transcriptional regulator, whose product MPGPVDLLPGTLDLLVLKALSLAPMHGWGIGQRIDQLSRDVFQVQQGSLYPALQRMLRKGWIRSEWRTTENARRARYYVLTAQGRRQLEAETALWQRTAAAVNGILRVRMADR is encoded by the coding sequence GTGCCCGGCCCCGTCGATCTGCTCCCCGGTACCCTCGACCTGCTGGTCCTCAAGGCCCTCTCCCTCGCGCCGATGCACGGCTGGGGCATCGGGCAGCGGATCGACCAGCTCTCCCGCGACGTGTTTCAGGTCCAGCAGGGCTCGCTCTATCCCGCGCTCCAGCGGATGCTGCGGAAGGGGTGGATCCGCTCGGAGTGGCGCACCACCGAGAACGCCCGGCGGGCGCGCTACTACGTGCTGACGGCCCAGGGCCGGCGCCAGCTCGAGGCGGAGACCGCGCTGTGGCAGCGCACCGCGGCGGCCGTGAACGGCATCCTCCGCGTCCGCATGGCCGACCGGTGA